In Finegoldia magna ATCC 53516, a genomic segment contains:
- a CDS encoding peptidoglycan binding domain-containing protein — MKKRALITTILFLFLVYFSGTTFFAFYALPNTYVNGYNMSFVEKSKIVDRNADIRTLTINATDNRKLIIDAKEVDFNLKIPEDFKIEQNPFSWPLSFFDTKKYNINFDYTIDEDKLNKKIYQTQLNKNAKKSYNAYISYLDDEYTIIPEEVGNEIDTNKLKDTIKKSLLEQREDITLKNEYIKPTVYANDWNIIRAKNKLNKLKDIEISFDFNDTIHKLKGAQLRDMMDFDEKEGFVYKDSEIEHYVDDLKKETDTYDKPHTINTVENKTLTLNATDYGWEIDKHKTVELIKLTLDDAEDKTIEPVYSKKAKSRLKNDIQDEYIEIDQQNKTLYYINNYKINKSIPIRIRQPIPKGIYNIDNKIKGYSKNYTLGFYRHTISTEQNSDIQANPNLLESIYYDVTDNIPVIVY; from the coding sequence ATGAAAAAACGAGCACTCATAACCACAATACTATTCTTGTTTCTAGTGTATTTTAGTGGAACGACATTCTTCGCATTCTACGCACTACCAAACACATACGTCAACGGTTACAATATGAGCTTTGTCGAAAAATCCAAAATAGTCGACAGAAACGCAGACATCAGGACACTTACAATTAACGCCACCGATAATCGCAAACTCATAATAGATGCAAAAGAAGTGGATTTCAACCTAAAAATACCGGAAGATTTCAAAATAGAACAAAATCCATTCTCGTGGCCATTGTCATTCTTCGACACCAAAAAATACAACATCAATTTCGACTACACAATTGACGAAGACAAACTCAACAAGAAAATATACCAAACACAGCTTAACAAAAACGCCAAGAAATCGTACAACGCCTACATCAGTTACTTGGATGACGAATACACAATAATACCAGAAGAAGTGGGAAACGAAATTGATACGAATAAACTCAAAGACACCATCAAAAAATCACTCCTAGAACAAAGAGAAGACATTACACTCAAAAACGAATACATCAAACCAACAGTCTACGCAAACGACTGGAATATCATACGCGCCAAAAACAAACTTAACAAACTCAAAGACATCGAAATAAGCTTTGATTTCAACGACACAATCCATAAACTCAAAGGCGCACAGCTTCGTGACATGATGGACTTTGATGAAAAGGAAGGATTTGTATATAAGGACAGTGAAATCGAACACTACGTAGATGATTTGAAAAAAGAAACCGACACCTATGACAAACCACACACAATAAACACAGTCGAAAACAAAACACTCACACTCAACGCAACAGACTACGGCTGGGAAATCGACAAACACAAAACGGTAGAACTTATAAAACTCACACTAGATGATGCAGAAGATAAAACAATAGAACCGGTGTATTCCAAAAAAGCGAAGTCAAGACTTAAAAACGACATTCAAGACGAATACATTGAAATCGACCAACAAAACAAAACACTCTACTACATTAATAACTACAAAATCAACAAAAGTATCCCCATCAGAATTAGACAACCAATCCCAAAAGGAATCTACAACATAGATAACAAAATAAAAGGCTACTCCAAAAACTACACGCTGGGATTTTACAGACACACAATATCTACAGAACAAAACTCTGACATACAAGCAAATCCCAACCTATTAGAAAGCATTTATTATGACGTAACAGACAACATTCCAGTAATAGTGTACTAA
- a CDS encoding TPM domain-containing protein, with translation MRKQFRLIFSFVLAFLLIFNVNAFAQDLPKSPDTFYLDEMGVISQEVKDKIVKTNVELEQKTGSQVLVVTIKDLKGRDPVDYGVDLFNKWKIGDATKKNGVLILLSQDLNEPKGRNRHINIITGYGIEGRLNDGKVGRIIDEYMLDDLKDGNYSNALQEGFNAVVSEVAAEYDVELTGDFDKYQENLNRSSDEQLTNTIARIIIFLIILYIISRSNRRNNRYRGRRRGGTIFFPGFGGGFDDDDFGGFGGGFGGGSSGGFGGFSGGGGSSGGGGAGRSF, from the coding sequence ATGAGAAAGCAATTTAGATTGATATTCTCATTTGTTTTAGCTTTTTTATTAATTTTTAATGTAAATGCTTTTGCCCAAGATTTGCCGAAATCACCGGATACTTTTTATCTTGATGAGATGGGTGTGATTAGCCAGGAAGTTAAAGATAAAATAGTTAAGACGAATGTAGAACTTGAGCAAAAAACAGGCTCACAAGTACTTGTTGTAACCATAAAAGATTTAAAAGGAAGAGATCCTGTTGATTATGGCGTCGATTTGTTTAACAAATGGAAAATCGGAGATGCCACCAAGAAAAATGGGGTACTGATTTTATTGTCACAAGATTTAAATGAACCTAAAGGTCGCAATCGTCACATTAATATCATTACAGGTTATGGAATTGAAGGAAGACTTAACGATGGTAAGGTTGGTAGAATAATTGATGAATATATGCTTGATGATTTAAAAGACGGTAATTATTCTAACGCCTTACAAGAAGGATTCAATGCAGTTGTCAGTGAAGTTGCTGCTGAGTATGATGTTGAATTAACTGGAGATTTTGACAAATATCAAGAAAATTTAAACAGAAGTTCAGACGAACAACTTACAAACACTATTGCTAGAATTATAATATTTCTGATTATTTTGTACATTATATCAAGAAGTAATCGTAGAAATAATAGATACAGAGGCAGAAGACGTGGTGGTACAATATTCTTCCCTGGATTTGGAGGAGGATTCGATGACGATGACTTCGGCGGATTCGGCGGAGGTTTTGGCGGCGGATCTTCTGGAGGATTCGGTGGATTCTCTGGCGGCGGAGGCTCGTCCGGAGGCGGAGGAGCTGGAAGAAGCTTTTAA
- a CDS encoding YczE/YyaS/YitT family protein, whose protein sequence is MNKRTKQILFAILGNLIIGFSIGILRLSKLGVDPLSFMNSGFSDFLNKDFGTVITVTNFILIVIVFFGHRKSIGLGTVINMATVGYSADFSYMLLKFMDTDKFWVNFILLIIGINIMSIGVGIYLEADLGASAYDAMPYVVDNVVKKDLSYKYTRIVLDIICIVVGLLFGEQIGIGTIFLGFLSGPLIVFYRNLAKKLIFE, encoded by the coding sequence ATGAATAAAAGGACAAAACAAATATTATTTGCAATATTAGGAAACTTAATAATTGGATTTAGTATAGGAATACTCAGACTATCAAAATTAGGTGTAGATCCTCTTAGTTTTATGAATAGTGGATTTTCTGATTTTTTGAATAAAGATTTTGGAACTGTAATTACTGTTACCAATTTCATATTGATTGTTATAGTTTTTTTCGGACACAGAAAATCTATCGGACTTGGAACAGTCATAAATATGGCGACTGTAGGATACAGTGCTGATTTTTCGTATATGCTACTAAAATTTATGGATACGGACAAATTTTGGGTTAACTTTATTCTATTGATAATTGGAATAAATATTATGAGTATAGGAGTTGGAATTTACTTGGAAGCTGACCTGGGTGCCAGTGCTTATGACGCTATGCCCTATGTTGTGGACAATGTAGTAAAAAAAGATTTATCATACAAATACACAAGGATAGTATTAGACATAATATGCATAGTGGTTGGTCTATTATTTGGAGAACAAATAGGAATAGGTACTATATTTTTAGGATTTTTATCCGGCCCACTAATAGTATTTTATAGGAATTTGGCTAAAAAATTGATTTTTGAATAG
- a CDS encoding cysteine desulfurase family protein: MIYLDNAATTKVSENAVKEMVSAMTVDFGNPSSLYDFGMRAEKLVTDSRNSIANLLNVKPENVFFTSCGTEGNNISINGSVTNDKKEEFITTNIEHSSVFKTYNKLKENRTVHFVNVSDDFKVDDIIDLINEKTRLVSVMHVNNETGKILPITELGKRIKEKNPNTLFHVDGIQGFGKIKLDINEAKIDFYTISGHKIHAPKGIGAIFIRNPERVKPLIIGGSQESGISPGTENVAGIVALKCASEEVFSKIDETYDRLYKMKSYLMDELSKIDGVYFNSKLEGYSPYITNVCFNYIKSEVLLHYLEQDGIYISTGSACNGSKKSRIIQSINTPDEFSDGCIRISFTDDTPEDVLDIFVEKLKLRLEDIRDIMRR, from the coding sequence ATGATATATTTAGACAATGCTGCTACTACAAAAGTTTCGGAAAATGCAGTAAAAGAAATGGTTAGTGCAATGACTGTTGATTTTGGTAATCCTTCAAGTTTGTACGATTTTGGAATGAGAGCTGAAAAGCTTGTTACTGATTCCAGAAATTCAATTGCAAACTTATTAAATGTTAAGCCAGAGAATGTATTCTTTACATCTTGCGGAACTGAAGGTAATAATATTTCTATCAATGGAAGTGTTACTAATGATAAAAAAGAAGAATTCATAACTACAAATATTGAACATTCTTCTGTGTTTAAGACTTATAATAAATTGAAGGAAAATAGGACTGTTCATTTTGTAAATGTAAGTGATGATTTTAAAGTGGATGACATCATTGATTTGATAAATGAAAAAACACGTTTAGTTTCAGTTATGCATGTTAATAATGAAACTGGTAAAATTCTTCCAATAACAGAATTGGGCAAGAGAATTAAAGAGAAAAATCCTAATACTTTGTTTCATGTAGATGGAATTCAAGGTTTTGGCAAAATTAAATTGGATATTAATGAAGCGAAGATTGATTTTTACACAATTAGTGGTCACAAGATTCACGCTCCAAAAGGAATTGGTGCGATTTTCATCAGAAATCCTGAAAGAGTAAAGCCTCTTATAATAGGTGGATCACAAGAGTCTGGAATTTCTCCGGGAACTGAAAATGTAGCGGGAATTGTGGCATTGAAATGCGCGAGTGAAGAAGTTTTTTCAAAAATTGATGAGACTTACGACAGATTATACAAGATGAAGTCATATTTGATGGATGAGTTATCAAAAATTGATGGTGTGTATTTTAATTCCAAACTAGAAGGATACAGTCCATATATTACGAACGTATGCTTTAATTACATTAAGAGTGAAGTATTGCTACACTATTTGGAACAAGATGGAATTTATATTTCTACTGGGAGTGCATGTAATGGTTCCAAAAAATCAAGAATTATCCAAAGTATTAACACACCTGATGAGTTTTCAGATGGATGTATAAGAATTTCATTTACTGATGATACGCCTGAGGATGTACTGGATATATTTGTTGAGAAATTAAAGCTTAGATTAGAAGATATTAGAGATATTATGAGGAGATAA
- a CDS encoding helix-turn-helix domain-containing protein produces the protein MEIGEKIRSLRLKLGLTQEELAERSDLTKGFISQLERDLTSPSVDSLNDLLNALGTDMATFFMDKPSVKEIFTKDDYQSSEDLSMNSTITWLVPKSQVNTMEPVIITLNQKGETKEYNPFEGEEFGYVLEGSCNIYLDNEIYKLNKGDCFYTKCNKTRMLENNGTKICKVIWVMSPPNF, from the coding sequence ATGGAAATAGGAGAAAAAATAAGATCATTGAGGTTAAAACTTGGATTGACCCAAGAAGAATTGGCAGAAAGGTCTGATTTGACAAAAGGTTTCATATCACAATTAGAGAGAGATTTGACAAGTCCTTCTGTAGATTCACTTAATGACTTATTAAATGCATTGGGAACTGATATGGCAACTTTTTTTATGGATAAGCCCTCAGTAAAAGAAATTTTCACAAAAGATGACTATCAATCAAGTGAAGATTTGAGCATGAATTCTACTATTACATGGCTAGTTCCAAAATCTCAGGTAAACACTATGGAGCCTGTTATAATTACGCTTAATCAAAAAGGAGAAACTAAAGAATACAATCCATTTGAAGGCGAAGAATTTGGGTATGTACTTGAAGGAAGTTGCAACATTTATCTCGACAATGAAATATATAAACTAAACAAGGGTGATTGTTTTTACACGAAGTGCAATAAAACTAGAATGTTAGAAAATAATGGCACAAAAATCTGCAAGGTGATATGGGTTATGTCACCACCAAATTTTTAG
- the rpsD gene encoding 30S ribosomal protein S4, translating into MARMMGPRFKQSRRLGLNVCGHPKANKRMGKGLGRNDKKLTEYGMQLLEKQRLRAYYGVNEKQMHKYFEKALNNKEGLTTGDVMVRQLETRLDNLVLRASFASSIRQARQMVSHGLIRVNGKKVDIPSYQVAEGSVIELKEKSRSNELFKENYETNFAQSLPYIDKEENFKVTLTRLPERQEIPIEITDSLIVELYSR; encoded by the coding sequence ATGGCAAGAATGATGGGACCTAGATTTAAACAATCTAGAAGATTAGGTCTAAACGTATGCGGTCACCCAAAAGCTAACAAAAGAATGGGTAAAGGACTTGGAAGAAACGACAAGAAGTTAACTGAATATGGTATGCAACTTCTTGAAAAACAAAGATTAAGAGCATATTACGGAGTAAACGAAAAACAAATGCACAAATACTTCGAAAAAGCCCTTAACAACAAAGAAGGTCTTACAACAGGGGATGTAATGGTAAGACAATTAGAAACTAGATTGGACAACCTAGTACTAAGAGCTTCATTTGCATCATCAATCAGACAAGCAAGACAAATGGTATCTCACGGTTTAATCAGAGTAAACGGTAAAAAAGTAGATATCCCTTCTTACCAAGTAGCTGAAGGATCTGTAATCGAATTGAAAGAAAAATCAAGATCAAATGAATTGTTCAAAGAAAACTACGAAACAAACTTTGCACAATCATTACCTTACATTGACAAGGAAGAAAACTTCAAAGTAACATTGACAAGACTTCCTGAAAGACAAGAAATTCCAATCGAAATTACAGACTCATTAATAGTTGAGTTGTACTCAAGATAA
- a CDS encoding ribonuclease H-like domain-containing protein gives MNENQAIINIETTGIDPHKNHIYLINIFTNDRYYNFYSTNNETEEKIIKSAYKIIQNKQIICFSEFDVKFINTKIIKYTEFDVINNCIYLQKLIRNYYNSKFTSLKAKDLSSKLFDINMDDKSKSVKLYKKFSKSNRISDELIECAKTSMSFKIKLYNYMKNFFEENCDTFYLYSNFVRYLLYDIKKIKNNLEISLITDNNMEIDAMYESIQIKSQGMFMTLSLSLHKGYIEDDFVECAMTSMENNYNLINNYYPLIKNDEFIYDNIKELVKYTLTEIFNE, from the coding sequence ATGAATGAAAATCAGGCTATTATAAATATAGAAACAACAGGAATCGATCCTCACAAAAACCACATTTATCTTATAAATATATTCACAAATGATAGATACTATAATTTTTACTCAACAAATAATGAAACTGAAGAAAAAATTATAAAATCAGCTTATAAAATCATACAAAACAAACAAATTATTTGCTTTAGTGAATTTGACGTAAAATTTATAAATACCAAGATAATTAAATATACAGAATTTGATGTGATTAACAATTGCATTTATTTACAAAAATTAATTAGAAATTACTACAATTCAAAATTCACTTCACTTAAAGCAAAAGATTTGTCATCAAAATTATTCGATATTAATATGGACGATAAATCAAAATCTGTGAAATTATATAAAAAGTTTTCAAAATCGAATCGTATTTCAGATGAATTAATAGAATGTGCCAAAACATCAATGAGTTTTAAGATAAAACTTTACAATTATATGAAGAATTTCTTTGAAGAAAATTGTGATACGTTTTATTTATACTCAAATTTCGTTAGATATTTGTTATATGATATTAAGAAAATAAAAAATAACTTAGAAATTAGTTTGATCACAGATAATAATATGGAAATAGATGCAATGTATGAATCAATTCAAATCAAATCACAGGGCATGTTTATGACTTTAAGTTTGAGTTTGCATAAAGGATACATTGAAGACGATTTTGTTGAATGCGCAATGACAAGTATGGAAAACAATTATAATTTAATAAACAATTACTACCCTTTAATCAAAAATGATGAATTTATTTATGATAATATTAAAGAATTAGTAAAATACACACTTACGGAGATTTTTAATGAATAA
- a CDS encoding LemA family protein yields MKKAGVIIGIIVVLALLLVPQYNGLVQSKEDVNEAYAQVQNVVQRRADLIPNLVNTAKGFAKHEEDVFIKVSEARSGVKNAKDPEELAKANDELTKALNGMNVVVERYPELKSDAHFTQLMDELAGSENRIATERKNYNTVVKSYNQKVKRFPTVIFARLMGFSSEKYFEADASAQKAPQVNFE; encoded by the coding sequence ATGAAAAAAGCAGGAGTTATTATAGGTATTATTGTTGTGTTAGCATTATTATTAGTGCCACAATACAACGGTTTGGTTCAATCAAAGGAAGATGTGAACGAAGCTTATGCACAAGTTCAAAATGTTGTTCAAAGAAGGGCGGATTTAATTCCGAACTTGGTTAACACAGCAAAAGGATTTGCAAAGCATGAAGAAGATGTATTCATCAAAGTTTCTGAAGCTAGAAGCGGCGTTAAGAATGCTAAGGATCCAGAAGAATTAGCAAAAGCAAATGATGAATTGACAAAAGCATTAAATGGTATGAATGTTGTTGTAGAAAGATATCCTGAATTAAAATCAGATGCACACTTCACACAACTTATGGATGAATTAGCAGGTTCAGAAAACAGAATCGCTACAGAAAGAAAAAATTACAATACAGTTGTAAAATCATATAATCAAAAAGTTAAGAGATTCCCAACAGTAATATTTGCTAGATTGATGGGATTCAGCTCTGAAAAATACTTTGAAGCAGATGCTTCAGCACAAAAAGCACCACAAGTTAACTTTGAATAG
- a CDS encoding prepilin-type N-terminal cleavage/methylation domain-containing protein, producing MKLQSLKKKKKGFTLLELLVVLAILAILIAIAIPVYKNQKEKAAITAHNANVRVLETAVESYRQDNGKVPGDINELATGGYIKSVPKVPAGAVKNSKSTESEYKIETNGNITPGEVDKKGNLNSVSTETTTTDGK from the coding sequence ATGAAACTACAATCTTTAAAAAAGAAGAAAAAAGGATTTACATTACTTGAATTATTAGTTGTATTAGCTATCCTTGCAATACTTATAGCAATAGCTATTCCTGTCTACAAAAACCAAAAAGAAAAAGCAGCTATAACTGCCCACAATGCAAACGTAAGAGTCTTAGAAACAGCTGTGGAAAGTTATAGGCAAGATAATGGTAAAGTACCTGGAGATATTAACGAACTTGCCACAGGTGGTTATATTAAAAGTGTACCAAAAGTTCCAGCCGGTGCAGTTAAAAATTCAAAATCAACAGAATCAGAATATAAAATAGAAACAAATGGAAATATAACACCAGGAGAAGTAGATAAAAAAGGTAATTTAAACTCTGTTAGCACTGAAACAACCACAACAGACGGTAAGTAA
- a CDS encoding cell wall-binding repeat-containing protein yields the protein MNKKIVAALTLSALLLSTNSFASNETQKLDAIEKLGLKIDQSIDKTNLADEIKLQNGITLKFDKDGKLVGINALSSTEKLLSGKTDDKFEDYLNSTIAKLQKDGYIPEGYKLVDKQDILDNGYKVVFEKENSFNVKNPYNIITVSFDKKTNELKTFNKIEKFEVTKAPTAKLEDAKKVAIEKLKSIKDFDETKVKSETSVINIDNLSTKFTKNKGLVVAYVFEYEDTKVYVDANTKELLGADKLKSDDNTQSTKQYLVSRIYGKDRIDTSIQIAKSYIKTSEFAILANQNNFPDSLSATVLSKKYNAPILLTDAIKADKSLIQEIKRLQTKYFVKIGGEKSISNEVATQLLPKGSKVKSYKGADRYATNAEIIKEFKDTDTCIIASGENFADSLSIGAYATKNGYPIVLVQKNKINDVTKQALKDSNIKKCYIVGGENSVSKSLEKELPQVIERIAGNDRYETSLKIADKFYKDAQGAYLASGEVFADSLAINPIAARFDVPLILTPKDKLPQKTQQYLEKSKIVQVAIIGGEKTVSKEIQQELAKTNPNVATSVKFTYTKDGKKFTRELTNAEANELAKLMNEHDKYVKDLRLKSIFDNYFTLVGANGKTKVAVSVNIEKDEVVIDDAILEKGATLNKDNELAKQYIKFIENLQQN from the coding sequence ATGAACAAAAAAATAGTAGCTGCACTAACTTTATCAGCCTTGTTATTATCAACAAACTCATTCGCTTCAAATGAAACACAAAAGTTAGATGCAATCGAAAAACTTGGTCTAAAAATCGATCAATCCATCGATAAGACCAACCTAGCAGATGAAATCAAATTACAAAATGGAATCACATTGAAATTTGACAAAGACGGAAAACTTGTAGGAATTAATGCACTTTCTAGCACGGAAAAATTATTATCAGGAAAAACAGACGACAAATTTGAAGATTACTTAAACAGCACAATAGCTAAGCTTCAAAAAGATGGCTACATTCCTGAAGGATACAAATTAGTCGACAAACAAGACATACTTGATAACGGATACAAAGTTGTATTTGAAAAAGAAAATTCTTTTAATGTCAAAAATCCGTACAACATTATAACAGTATCATTTGACAAGAAAACAAATGAACTCAAAACATTCAACAAAATTGAAAAGTTTGAGGTTACAAAAGCACCTACAGCAAAGCTTGAAGATGCAAAGAAAGTTGCAATCGAAAAACTAAAATCCATCAAAGATTTTGATGAAACAAAAGTAAAATCAGAAACCTCAGTAATCAACATAGACAACTTGTCAACAAAGTTTACAAAAAACAAAGGTCTAGTAGTTGCATATGTATTTGAATATGAAGATACAAAAGTTTATGTCGACGCTAATACAAAAGAATTGTTGGGAGCTGATAAGCTTAAATCAGACGACAATACACAAAGCACAAAACAATACCTAGTATCCAGAATTTACGGTAAAGACAGAATTGACACATCAATCCAAATAGCTAAAAGCTACATCAAAACATCAGAATTTGCTATCCTTGCAAATCAAAACAACTTCCCAGATTCACTAAGTGCAACAGTCCTATCAAAAAAATACAACGCACCAATATTATTGACTGATGCGATAAAAGCTGACAAAAGTTTAATCCAAGAAATCAAAAGATTACAAACAAAATACTTTGTAAAAATCGGCGGCGAAAAATCCATCAGCAATGAAGTAGCCACACAATTACTACCAAAAGGAAGTAAAGTAAAATCATACAAAGGCGCTGACAGATACGCAACAAACGCCGAAATCATCAAAGAATTCAAAGACACAGACACTTGTATCATAGCAAGTGGCGAAAACTTTGCAGACTCACTAAGTATTGGCGCATACGCAACTAAAAACGGATACCCAATCGTATTAGTACAAAAAAATAAAATCAACGACGTAACTAAACAAGCACTAAAAGATTCCAATATCAAAAAGTGCTACATCGTAGGTGGAGAAAACTCAGTATCCAAATCATTGGAAAAAGAATTACCACAAGTAATCGAAAGAATCGCTGGCAATGACAGATACGAAACATCACTTAAAATAGCTGACAAATTCTACAAAGACGCACAAGGAGCCTACCTTGCAAGTGGAGAAGTTTTTGCAGACAGCTTGGCAATCAACCCAATCGCTGCAAGATTTGATGTACCATTGATTCTTACACCAAAAGACAAACTACCACAAAAAACACAACAATACCTTGAAAAATCCAAAATCGTTCAAGTAGCTATAATAGGTGGAGAAAAGACAGTATCCAAGGAAATTCAACAAGAATTAGCCAAAACCAACCCAAACGTTGCGACATCTGTTAAATTCACATACACAAAAGACGGAAAGAAATTTACAAGAGAACTTACAAACGCAGAAGCTAACGAATTAGCAAAATTAATGAATGAACACGACAAATATGTAAAAGATCTAAGATTAAAAAGCATATTTGACAACTACTTCACATTAGTAGGAGCTAATGGTAAAACAAAAGTAGCGGTATCAGTAAATATCGAAAAAGATGAAGTCGTAATAGACGATGCAATCCTTGAAAAAGGTGCTACACTAAACAAAGACAACGAGCTTGCAAAACAATACATCAAATTCATCGAAAATTTACAACAAAATTAA
- the thiI gene encoding tRNA uracil 4-sulfurtransferase ThiI: MLDWYISVSFGELTLKGKNRHTFEKRAISKILDAISDYKIEEYYQEQGKLYIKADVNDFDEMIDHIKKVFGIVYISPCIKCEKTVESMQAGVLKIIEGKIIEDKLQTFKVDVHRVDKKFEPKSPELNPLLGGTILKKYGNYVKVDIKNPDFFVYVDIKDNCYVYTDRIKGWGGLPIGSSGRGLLLLSGGIDSPVAAFLMAKRGVRVDCLHFHSYPFTSQRGFEKVKQLAEEVSYYTGNINFYSVNLLPVYKAITKNCKERMMTIISRRFMMRIAERIANENKIDALITGESLGQVASQTIQGVSVINEVTSLPILRPLIASDKTEIIEIAREIGTYETSILPFEDCCTVFTPKRPVTKPRIYDVKREEENLDIEALVHECIDNMELIKIRQ; the protein is encoded by the coding sequence ATGTTAGATTGGTATATATCGGTTAGTTTTGGAGAACTAACATTAAAAGGAAAGAATAGGCACACTTTCGAAAAACGTGCAATAAGCAAGATTTTGGATGCGATTTCTGATTATAAAATAGAAGAATACTATCAAGAACAAGGTAAGTTGTACATCAAGGCTGATGTCAATGATTTTGATGAAATGATAGATCATATTAAAAAAGTTTTTGGAATTGTGTACATTAGTCCTTGCATAAAATGTGAAAAAACGGTTGAAAGTATGCAAGCCGGGGTATTAAAGATAATAGAAGGTAAAATTATCGAAGACAAACTTCAAACTTTCAAAGTCGATGTTCATAGAGTTGACAAGAAATTTGAACCAAAATCGCCAGAATTAAATCCGCTTTTAGGTGGTACTATATTAAAAAAATACGGAAATTATGTTAAGGTTGACATCAAAAATCCTGACTTTTTTGTTTATGTAGATATCAAGGATAATTGTTATGTTTACACTGATAGAATCAAAGGATGGGGAGGTCTTCCTATTGGAAGTTCTGGAAGAGGTTTGTTGTTATTATCAGGTGGTATAGATAGTCCTGTTGCTGCTTTTCTGATGGCAAAAAGAGGAGTTCGTGTGGATTGTTTGCACTTCCACAGCTACCCATTCACAAGTCAAAGAGGATTTGAAAAGGTTAAGCAATTAGCAGAAGAAGTTTCTTATTATACTGGTAATATTAACTTTTATTCTGTGAACTTGCTTCCAGTGTACAAAGCTATCACCAAAAACTGCAAGGAAAGAATGATGACTATCATTTCTAGAAGATTTATGATGAGAATTGCAGAAAGAATTGCAAATGAAAACAAAATTGATGCCTTGATTACAGGAGAAAGCTTGGGTCAAGTTGCAAGTCAAACTATTCAAGGAGTTTCAGTTATAAACGAAGTTACAAGTCTTCCTATTTTAAGACCTTTGATTGCAAGTGATAAAACAGAAATCATAGAAATAGCAAGAGAAATTGGAACGTACGAAACATCAATTTTGCCTTTTGAAGATTGTTGCACGGTGTTTACACCGAAAAGACCAGTCACTAAACCAAGAATCTACGATGTCAAAAGAGAAGAAGAAAACTTAGATATTGAAGCCTTAGTTCATGAATGTATAGATAATATGGAATTAATTAAGATTAGACAATAG